The following proteins come from a genomic window of Acinonyx jubatus isolate Ajub_Pintada_27869175 chromosome C1, VMU_Ajub_asm_v1.0, whole genome shotgun sequence:
- the THEM5 gene encoding acyl-coenzyme A thioesterase THEM5 isoform X2 produces the protein MIRRGFQAVIRLGHHRVLPGAPHVLPRLNRTSAFGSSTDSLVSRFCLEKTDLKDYALPNASWCPDMLNLYQEFLEKTKTDGWIKLPSFKSNRDHIQGLKLPFGLAATSDKSDWRIFTRCLQVEGQGYEYVIFFHPSKKKSICLFQPGPYLEGAPGFAHGGSLAAMMDETFSKTAYLAGEGLFTLSLNIRFKKCFPSAAAGRGIVPVTVTVPAQDPLQSKEVSPGSDW, from the exons ATGATAAGGAGAGGCTTCCAGGCAGTAATAAGACTTGGCCACCACAGAGTCCTTCCTGGAGCCCCCCATGTCCTGCCCAGACTCAACCGCACCTCAGCGTTTGGATCCTCCACAGACTCCCTG GTTTCAAGATTCTGCCTGGAGAAGACGGATTTGAAGGATTATGCCCTTCCCAATGCCAGCTGGTGTCCAGACATGCTGAACTTGTACCAGGAATTTCTGGAGAAGACCAAGACTGATGGCTGGATCAAACTACCCTCCTTCAAGTCCAACAGAGACCACATCCAGGGGCTCAAGCTCCCATTCGGGTTAGCAGCTACCTCAG ACAAAAGCGACTGGCGCATCTTTACCAGGTGCCTCCAAGTGGAAGGACAAGGCTACGAGTATGTCATTTTTTTCCACCCGTCCAAGAAGAAGTCCATCTGTCTTTTCCAACCTGGCCCCTACCTGGAGGGGGCCCCAGG gtttgCACATGGAGGGTCCCTGGCCGCCATGATGGATGAGACCTTCTCTAAAACTGCTTACCTGGCTGGAGAGGGGCTGTTCACACTAAGCCTCAACATCAGGTTCAAAAA GTGTTTTCCTTCAGCTGCAGCTGGAAGAGGAATTGTCCCAGTGACAGTCACTGTGCCTGCTCAGGACCCACTGCAGAGCAAGGAGGTGTCTCCAGGAAGTGACTGGTGA
- the THEM5 gene encoding acyl-coenzyme A thioesterase THEM5 isoform X1: protein MIRRGFQAVIRLGHHRVLPGAPHVLPRLNRTSAFGSSTDSLVSRFCLEKTDLKDYALPNASWCPDMLNLYQEFLEKTKTDGWIKLPSFKSNRDHIQGLKLPFGLAATSDKSDWRIFTRCLQVEGQGYEYVIFFHPSKKKSICLFQPGPYLEGAPGFAHGGSLAAMMDETFSKTAYLAGEGLFTLSLNIRFKNLIPVGSLAVLNVDVEKIEDQKLYMSCIAQSRDQQRVYAKSSGVFLQLQLEEELSQ from the exons ATGATAAGGAGAGGCTTCCAGGCAGTAATAAGACTTGGCCACCACAGAGTCCTTCCTGGAGCCCCCCATGTCCTGCCCAGACTCAACCGCACCTCAGCGTTTGGATCCTCCACAGACTCCCTG GTTTCAAGATTCTGCCTGGAGAAGACGGATTTGAAGGATTATGCCCTTCCCAATGCCAGCTGGTGTCCAGACATGCTGAACTTGTACCAGGAATTTCTGGAGAAGACCAAGACTGATGGCTGGATCAAACTACCCTCCTTCAAGTCCAACAGAGACCACATCCAGGGGCTCAAGCTCCCATTCGGGTTAGCAGCTACCTCAG ACAAAAGCGACTGGCGCATCTTTACCAGGTGCCTCCAAGTGGAAGGACAAGGCTACGAGTATGTCATTTTTTTCCACCCGTCCAAGAAGAAGTCCATCTGTCTTTTCCAACCTGGCCCCTACCTGGAGGGGGCCCCAGG gtttgCACATGGAGGGTCCCTGGCCGCCATGATGGATGAGACCTTCTCTAAAACTGCTTACCTGGCTGGAGAGGGGCTGTTCACACTAAGCCTCAACATCAGGTTCAAAAA TTTGATCCCTGTGGGCTCTCTGGCTGTGCTGAATGTTGACGTGGAAAAGATCGAGGACCAGAAGCTTTACATGTCCTGCATCGCCCAGAGCAGGGACCAGCAGAGAGTCTATGCCAAGTCCTCAG GTGTTTTCCTTCAGCTGCAGCTGGAAGAGGAATTGTCCCAGTGA